One genomic region from Anabaena sp. PCC 7108 encodes:
- a CDS encoding serine/threonine phosphatase translates to MLICPHCQFENPNDNKFCQNCGTSLIHKDCPQCSTQVALNIQHCPNCNAECGTIWWAIITQKTPIAILEDGVSNSSLLSQLAVGSFLDPQQRYQLLESIPSPVMAMNVEVQVRVLDCRPYQISPIEAMLENDPKGLMMPPVGVGGIPSFAKAYIALPAEIPAGIPRIHDAWEQDHIQVILVEDRSDWQLLANLWQDNTTHPLQILHCCYQMIQLWAVLEPLNCRQSLLELSNLRLDEDQTLGLQRLYVEKSAGNLPNIEQPLNIKALGRFWENLCRESQRTHIGSVVHMLEDLEIGKIETLAQLRSRLEEIASEIELPTQPDFSTMEDNYTTASNDDAEEVNDRNEDAPTILLSMQLKTVEDTGRTDVGRQRNHNEDYFGIETNLQKVELPRSRTLQARGLYVLCDGMGGHAGGEVASELAVKTVQQYFQEKWVSQELPTVETIREAVYLANQKIYDLNQQDSRSGVGRMGTTLVMLLVQNTKVAVAHVGDSRLYRLTRKGGLVQVTVDHEVGQREISKGIEPSIAYARPDAYQLTQALGPRDENSLYPDVEFFEIHEDTLLLLASDGLSDNDLLESNYQTYLEPLLSSGVNLELGLSDLIDLANEYNGHDNITGILVRVKVCPNQQSFQ, encoded by the coding sequence ATGCTGATTTGCCCTCACTGTCAATTTGAAAACCCTAATGACAATAAATTTTGTCAAAATTGTGGTACTTCCCTAATTCACAAGGACTGTCCTCAGTGCAGTACCCAAGTAGCTTTGAATATACAACACTGTCCTAACTGTAATGCGGAATGTGGCACAATTTGGTGGGCAATAATTACTCAAAAGACACCTATTGCCATTTTAGAAGATGGGGTGAGTAATTCTTCTTTGCTCTCACAATTGGCGGTAGGCTCATTTTTAGACCCACAGCAACGTTATCAGTTATTGGAGTCGATACCATCTCCAGTTATGGCTATGAATGTTGAAGTTCAAGTCAGGGTTTTAGATTGCCGACCCTATCAAATATCACCCATTGAGGCTATGCTCGAAAATGATCCAAAGGGGTTGATGATGCCACCTGTGGGTGTAGGTGGAATACCTAGTTTTGCTAAGGCTTATATTGCATTACCAGCAGAAATTCCAGCAGGGATACCAAGAATTCATGATGCCTGGGAGCAAGATCATATACAGGTTATACTCGTTGAAGATCGTTCTGATTGGCAGCTTTTAGCTAATTTGTGGCAAGATAACACAACACATCCATTACAAATTTTGCACTGTTGCTATCAGATGATTCAACTTTGGGCGGTACTCGAACCATTGAATTGTCGCCAAAGTTTGTTGGAGTTATCGAATTTGCGATTGGATGAAGACCAAACTTTAGGATTACAACGGTTGTATGTGGAAAAATCTGCTGGGAATTTACCAAATATAGAACAACCTTTAAATATCAAAGCTTTGGGGCGGTTTTGGGAAAATTTATGTAGAGAATCCCAACGTACTCACATTGGCTCAGTTGTGCATATGTTGGAGGATTTAGAAATCGGTAAGATTGAAACGTTGGCACAATTGCGATCGCGTTTGGAAGAAATAGCCTCAGAAATAGAATTACCCACACAACCAGATTTTAGCACTATGGAGGACAACTATACTACTGCATCCAATGATGATGCAGAAGAAGTCAATGATAGAAATGAAGATGCACCGACAATTCTATTGTCAATGCAGTTAAAAACTGTAGAAGATACAGGACGCACTGATGTAGGTCGTCAACGGAATCATAACGAAGACTACTTTGGCATTGAAACCAACCTGCAAAAGGTGGAATTACCCAGAAGTCGGACTTTGCAAGCACGGGGTTTATATGTTCTCTGTGATGGTATGGGGGGACACGCTGGAGGGGAAGTAGCCAGTGAGTTAGCAGTGAAGACTGTGCAACAATACTTCCAAGAAAAATGGGTTTCTCAGGAATTACCCACGGTAGAAACTATCCGCGAAGCAGTTTATTTAGCTAATCAGAAAATATACGATCTCAATCAACAAGATTCCCGTTCCGGCGTTGGGCGGATGGGTACTACCTTGGTCATGTTATTAGTGCAGAATACCAAGGTAGCGGTAGCTCATGTGGGAGATAGTCGTCTCTATCGTCTGACTCGTAAGGGGGGACTAGTACAAGTTACTGTAGATCACGAGGTTGGTCAAAGAGAAATTAGCAAAGGAATAGAACCCAGCATAGCTTATGCCCGTCCTGATGCCTACCAACTCACTCAAGCATTGGGTCCACGGGATGAAAATTCACTTTATCCTGATGTGGAGTTTTTCGAGATTCATGAAGATACTCTTTTGCTGTTAGCTTCAGACGGTCTATCAGATAATGATTTATTAGAGAGTAACTACCAAACTTACTTAGAACCGCTGCTTAGTTCTGGCGTTAATCTAGAACTAGGTTTGAGTGACTTAATTGATTTGGCAAACGAATACAATGGTCATGACAACATTACGGGTATACTTGTTCGGGTAAAAGTTTGTCCCAATCAGCAAAGTTTTCAATAG
- a CDS encoding tetratricopeptide repeat protein, with protein MAISGDDYLVKRRKQIELKQRILTYISVLSFGSSILFGAVNTLRESWEKPQQAAVPVIQSVDGELQQQAKEKEYELVLQREPNNQLALEKLSLLRLEMKDTKGAIALMEKLVQQHPDRQDYKVVLRNMKKREGER; from the coding sequence ATGGCAATATCTGGAGATGATTACTTAGTTAAGCGCCGTAAGCAAATTGAGCTAAAACAAAGAATATTAACATATATTTCTGTCTTGTCTTTTGGTAGTTCAATTCTATTTGGAGCAGTTAATACTCTAAGAGAATCCTGGGAGAAACCTCAGCAAGCTGCCGTTCCAGTTATTCAGTCTGTTGACGGTGAATTGCAACAACAGGCTAAAGAAAAAGAATATGAGTTGGTTTTGCAGCGAGAACCAAATAACCAATTGGCGTTGGAGAAACTTTCTCTACTACGGCTAGAAATGAAAGATACTAAGGGTGCGATCGCACTCATGGAGAAGTTGGTGCAGCAGCATCCTGATAGGCAGGATTATAAGGTTGTTTTGAGGAATATGAAGAAGAGGGAGGGGGAAAGGTAA
- a CDS encoding FHA domain-containing serine/threonine-protein kinase: protein MVTLILLDRQQKTPLQQWCFENSTVIRIGRAVDNHVVLNDNLVSRYHLELKQVSTGKQGDAWQVISHGTNGTFLNGTLINKTTLPNNSLLQLAQGGPILKFQFQEIPEPKALPGNEIQNVTTAFNSSRCTHEGNSPNNLFCVHCGEPLSVQQIIRHYQVLRILGQGGMGTTFLAWDGTGLTTGVPQLLVLKQMNADMAKIAKAQELFAREANTLKCLNYPGIPKYYDFFVEAGKKYLAMELIHGQDLEKRIYTNGPVTPNQAIAWMIQTCEILEYLHNQEQPLIHRDIKPANLMVRGYNNSVVVLDFGAVKETGTAPGTRIGAEGYCAPEQERGQPLTQSDLYAIGPTLIFLLTGENPLKFFRQKGRAFGFDVKSVPTITPQLREVIERVTEPLPRDRYQTAKELAQALLICR from the coding sequence GTGGTTACTCTGATCCTGTTGGACAGGCAACAGAAAACACCGCTTCAGCAGTGGTGCTTTGAAAATTCCACCGTGATCCGAATTGGTCGGGCGGTGGATAATCACGTTGTTTTAAATGATAATCTAGTTTCTCGGTATCATCTAGAACTCAAGCAAGTGAGTACTGGAAAGCAGGGTGATGCTTGGCAGGTAATTAGTCATGGGACAAATGGGACTTTCCTGAATGGTACTCTGATAAATAAAACTACATTGCCCAATAATTCCCTGTTGCAATTGGCGCAGGGTGGTCCAATCCTTAAATTCCAATTTCAGGAGATCCCAGAACCGAAGGCTTTACCTGGGAATGAAATTCAGAATGTCACTACTGCTTTCAATAGTTCTAGATGTACCCACGAAGGTAATTCCCCAAATAATCTTTTTTGCGTTCACTGTGGTGAACCTCTTTCCGTACAACAGATAATTCGTCACTATCAGGTGTTGAGAATTCTGGGACAGGGAGGTATGGGTACTACTTTCCTGGCTTGGGATGGCACTGGTTTGACTACGGGTGTACCGCAATTGTTAGTTTTAAAGCAAATGAATGCGGATATGGCTAAAATTGCTAAAGCCCAAGAGTTATTTGCACGGGAAGCTAACACTCTTAAATGTCTTAACTATCCAGGAATTCCCAAGTATTACGATTTTTTTGTGGAAGCTGGCAAAAAATACTTGGCGATGGAATTAATTCATGGACAAGATTTAGAAAAACGTATATATACTAACGGTCCGGTGACACCTAATCAAGCGATCGCTTGGATGATTCAAACCTGCGAGATATTAGAATATCTTCATAACCAAGAGCAGCCACTGATTCATCGTGATATTAAACCTGCGAATTTAATGGTGCGAGGTTATAACAATAGTGTTGTTGTATTGGATTTTGGGGCAGTGAAAGAAACTGGAACCGCACCAGGGACAAGGATTGGTGCCGAAGGTTATTGCGCCCCTGAGCAGGAACGCGGACAACCTTTGACACAATCAGATTTGTATGCGATTGGACCAACGCTGATTTTTTTGCTCACTGGCGAAAATCCTTTGAAGTTTTTCCGTCAAAAGGGACGAGCTTTTGGCTTTGACGTGAAAAGCGTACCTACCATTACTCCTCAACTCCGAGAAGTTATCGAGCGCGTTACGGAACCTTTGCCACGCGATCGCTACCAAACTGCTAAGGAATTGGCTCAGGCATTGCTTATTTGTCGGTGA
- a CDS encoding FkbM family methyltransferase has product MNNEITNSELNRLIPPEIKNDEFYTAIHRIAREEDIQTVLEIGSSSGEGSTEAFVIGLRENPNKPILFCMEISKPRFAELQNRYRNELFVKCYNFSSVSLESFPEEQEVISFYRNNITNLNLYPLEQVLNWLQQDIEYVKNSGVADAGIKKIKQDNNIEDFDVVLIDGSEFTGVAELNEVYGAKFICLDDITTFKNNINHHKLLNDSSYILVSQNTSVRNGYSIFKKKDSVENYFSVYEKSEQRLVTRLVKPGMLVFDIGANIGDYSILLSKIVGFSGKVYSFEPTSTTFNRLQERLIALKINNVYGFKKAFYSDDTQIEFNEFPDDFSVWNSIGKPQMLDPQGSGQYVPIINTEIVEAIKLDSFCLENSIDHIDYLKIDVEGAESDVLEGARELLKNKSIRYIQFEISQKMLEGLNHTAKSTFDILIENGYECHRITEDGNIGELVVDSNSFYENYIAFSILPVNFFTIVLNGQPFIQYHIEVLQQLPFKWHWHIIEGVADLKHDTSWSVQLGGNISEEFHKNALSYDGTKEYLDELAKLYPDNITIYRKPEGAFWDGKREMVNAPLANIEEECLLWQIDVDELWTLEQICTVREMFISNPEKTAAFYWCWYFVGEKLIISTRNCYAQNPEQDWLRTWQFKPGAFWAAHEPPILVEPLLDGKHQNIAAINPFLHDETEKNGLVFQHFAYVTSEQLRFKEQYYGYSNAVSQWLALQANNKFPILLRDYFAWVGDETRVDIADSFGIVPIAQRETNSNNWKFLQPEEVEERKNKIQKIKPTILIDGVFFQLYQTGIARVWRSLLQQWANTKFANHILVLDRANTAPQIPGIRYLTISRYNYNNTEADKQMLQHICDQQEAELFISSYYTTPINTPSVFMAYDMIPEVLGANFNEPMWREKHHGIKHASAYISISKNTAKDLNKCFPDIPSELITVAHCGVDPLFSPANEGEINAFKYKYGINKPYFLLVGSGGDYKNGILFFKAFSKLATRSGFDIICTGIGGILAPDLRTYTAGSAVYMLQLSDEELAIAYSGAVALVYPSKYEGFGMPVLEAIACGCPVITCPNASIPEVTGEAAIYVNDNDVEALTNALCEVQKPNVRQSLITAGLVQSQKFSWIKMAEIVSSKLINTTLLSLNLKETNLIIFPDWSQPEDELGLELTEIIKALASYPQSYNTTLLISTSSIDAEEAAMFLSSVTMNLLMEEDLDISEGLEIAPVGNLAAIQWEALLPRIYARIVLPNEDQQALAEVPVGNLKSYELDTWMNQLSTSN; this is encoded by the coding sequence ATGAATAATGAAATTACTAATTCTGAACTGAATCGTTTAATTCCGCCAGAAATTAAAAATGATGAATTTTATACAGCTATTCATAGAATTGCTAGGGAAGAAGATATTCAAACTGTTTTAGAAATTGGCTCATCTTCAGGCGAAGGAAGTACAGAAGCATTTGTGATAGGTTTAAGAGAAAACCCGAACAAACCAATTTTGTTTTGTATGGAAATTTCAAAACCTAGATTTGCTGAGTTACAAAATAGGTACAGAAATGAATTATTTGTAAAATGCTATAACTTTTCTTCTGTTTCACTAGAAAGTTTTCCTGAGGAGCAAGAAGTTATAAGTTTTTACAGGAATAATATAACTAATTTAAATTTATATCCATTAGAACAAGTTCTTAATTGGTTACAACAAGATATTGAATATGTAAAAAATTCTGGAGTTGCTGATGCTGGTATTAAGAAAATTAAACAAGACAATAATATAGAAGATTTTGATGTAGTTTTAATAGATGGATCAGAATTTACTGGTGTTGCCGAATTAAACGAAGTATATGGAGCGAAATTTATTTGTTTAGATGATATTACTACCTTCAAAAATAATATCAATCATCATAAATTACTAAATGACTCTAGTTATATACTTGTTTCTCAAAACACGTCTGTTAGAAATGGATATTCTATTTTCAAAAAAAAGGATAGTGTTGAAAATTATTTTTCTGTGTATGAAAAATCTGAGCAAAGACTAGTGACTAGACTTGTTAAACCAGGAATGCTAGTTTTTGATATTGGTGCTAATATTGGTGATTATTCAATCCTTCTAAGTAAAATAGTAGGTTTTTCTGGAAAAGTTTATTCATTTGAACCAACGTCAACTACCTTCAATCGACTGCAAGAGAGACTTATTGCATTAAAAATTAATAATGTTTACGGATTTAAAAAAGCATTTTATTCTGATGATACTCAAATAGAATTTAATGAATTTCCAGATGATTTTTCAGTGTGGAATAGCATTGGAAAACCACAAATGCTAGATCCGCAAGGATCAGGGCAATATGTACCCATTATAAATACAGAAATTGTTGAAGCAATTAAGTTAGATTCATTTTGCTTAGAAAACAGTATTGATCATATTGATTATTTGAAAATTGATGTCGAAGGTGCTGAAAGCGATGTATTAGAAGGAGCTAGAGAATTATTAAAAAATAAATCCATAAGATATATACAATTTGAAATATCACAAAAGATGTTGGAGGGATTAAATCATACGGCAAAATCTACTTTTGATATCTTGATTGAAAACGGTTATGAATGCCATCGAATAACTGAAGATGGAAATATTGGAGAATTAGTAGTAGATTCTAATTCTTTTTATGAAAATTATATTGCTTTTTCCATACTACCAGTTAACTTTTTTACCATTGTTTTAAATGGGCAACCATTTATTCAATATCATATAGAAGTCCTCCAGCAACTTCCATTTAAATGGCATTGGCATATTATTGAAGGTGTAGCTGACTTAAAGCACGATACAAGTTGGAGTGTACAACTTGGTGGAAATATTAGTGAAGAATTCCATAAAAATGCTCTGAGCTATGACGGTACTAAAGAATATCTGGATGAACTAGCGAAACTATATCCAGATAATATTACGATTTACCGCAAACCCGAAGGCGCGTTTTGGGATGGTAAAAGGGAAATGGTGAATGCACCGCTTGCTAATATTGAAGAAGAGTGTTTATTATGGCAAATAGATGTAGATGAACTGTGGACATTAGAGCAGATTTGTACTGTTAGAGAAATGTTCATAAGTAACCCTGAAAAAACTGCTGCATTTTATTGGTGCTGGTATTTCGTCGGAGAAAAACTCATAATCAGTACCCGTAACTGTTATGCACAAAATCCTGAACAAGACTGGTTGAGAACTTGGCAATTTAAACCTGGTGCATTTTGGGCAGCACATGAACCTCCCATATTAGTTGAACCTCTTCTAGATGGAAAACATCAAAATATTGCAGCCATAAATCCTTTTTTACATGATGAAACTGAAAAGAATGGTTTAGTGTTTCAACACTTTGCCTATGTTACGTCAGAACAATTGCGGTTTAAAGAACAGTATTATGGCTATAGTAATGCTGTTTCTCAATGGTTAGCTTTACAAGCAAACAATAAATTTCCTATTTTGCTGCGAGATTATTTTGCATGGGTAGGAGATGAAACGAGGGTAGACATTGCTGACTCTTTTGGTATTGTACCAATAGCACAGAGAGAAACTAATAGTAATAATTGGAAGTTTTTACAACCAGAAGAAGTAGAAGAACGAAAAAATAAAATTCAAAAAATAAAACCAACTATTCTCATTGATGGTGTCTTTTTCCAACTATATCAAACAGGAATTGCTAGAGTTTGGCGCAGTCTCCTGCAACAATGGGCAAACACTAAATTTGCTAATCATATCTTAGTCCTAGATAGAGCCAATACAGCACCCCAAATTCCCGGTATTCGTTATCTTACTATTTCCCGCTACAACTATAACAATACCGAAGCTGATAAACAGATGTTACAGCACATCTGTGATCAACAAGAAGCCGAATTATTTATTTCTAGCTACTACACCACCCCCATTAACACCCCTTCAGTATTTATGGCTTATGACATGATACCAGAAGTATTGGGGGCTAACTTTAATGAACCTATGTGGCGTGAGAAACATCATGGAATTAAACACGCCTCTGCTTATATTTCCATCTCTAAAAATACAGCCAAAGACTTAAATAAATGTTTTCCTGATATACCCTCAGAATTAATTACTGTTGCTCATTGTGGTGTAGATCCTCTTTTTTCACCTGCTAATGAAGGCGAAATTAACGCTTTTAAATATAAGTATGGCATTAATAAACCATACTTCCTATTAGTTGGTAGTGGTGGTGATTATAAAAATGGTATTTTATTTTTTAAAGCTTTTTCAAAACTAGCTACTAGATCCGGATTTGATATTATTTGTACTGGTATTGGTGGAATATTAGCGCCAGATTTAAGAACCTACACGGCAGGTAGTGCTGTATATATGCTACAGCTAAGTGATGAAGAACTAGCAATAGCTTACTCTGGTGCAGTGGCACTAGTTTATCCTTCTAAGTATGAAGGCTTTGGAATGCCTGTATTAGAAGCAATAGCTTGTGGTTGTCCTGTGATTACTTGTCCTAATGCTTCAATACCAGAAGTTACAGGAGAAGCAGCTATTTATGTCAATGATAATGATGTGGAAGCACTGACAAATGCTCTGTGTGAAGTTCAGAAACCTAACGTTCGTCAATCATTAATTACCGCAGGTTTAGTGCAATCTCAAAAGTTCTCTTGGATAAAGATGGCTGAAATTGTGAGTTCCAAGTTAATTAACACAACTTTATTATCCTTAAATCTCAAAGAAACTAATTTAATCATCTTCCCTGATTGGTCACAACCAGAAGATGAACTAGGTTTAGAATTAACAGAAATCATCAAAGCATTAGCTAGTTATCCTCAGAGTTATAATACTACTTTACTGATTAGTACAAGTAGCATTGATGCTGAAGAAGCAGCAATGTTTTTATCTAGTGTTACTATGAATTTACTGATGGAAGAAGATTTAGATATTAGTGAAGGGTTAGAAATTGCTCCAGTAGGAAATTTGGCAGCTATTCAATGGGAAGCTTTACTACCTCGTATTTATGCCAGAATTGTTTTACCTAATGAAGATCAACAAGCTTTAGCAGAAGTACCAGTTGGAAATCTAAAATCCTATGAATTAGATACCTGGATGAATCAACTCTCTACTTCAAATTAA
- a CDS encoding DUF4327 family protein: MTQQVIHPMVKLQRNVQSLVESNIIKPTDSIWKIALLYGNDWQHWKQELQDFGFSMQDPIGDLLAVETWDEE; the protein is encoded by the coding sequence ATGACTCAGCAAGTAATTCACCCTATGGTGAAATTGCAGCGTAACGTGCAATCACTCGTAGAATCCAATATCATCAAGCCAACCGATAGCATTTGGAAAATTGCTTTACTATACGGCAATGACTGGCAGCACTGGAAACAGGAACTGCAAGACTTTGGTTTTAGTATGCAAGATCCAATTGGTGACCTACTGGCAGTAGAAACTTGGGATGAAGAATAG
- a CDS encoding rRNA large subunit pseudouridine synthase E produces MTNDHKYIIFHKPYGVLSQFTQESPKHVTLKEYIDVPDVYPVGRLDWDSEGLLLLTSDGPLQHRLSNPLFGHKRTYWVQVERIPDAEAINKLCTGVEIQDYRTRPAQVKLLLEEPQVSDACGWLRERNPPIRFRKNIPTAWLEMTLTEGKNRQVRRMTAAVGFPTLRLIRVSIAHLQLNGLQLGEWRELTPVDIKILKKSLSAKYTLS; encoded by the coding sequence ATAACCAATGACCATAAGTATATTATTTTTCATAAACCCTATGGAGTTTTGAGTCAATTTACCCAGGAATCCCCCAAACACGTTACCTTAAAAGAATATATTGATGTTCCTGATGTTTATCCGGTGGGGCGTTTGGACTGGGACAGTGAAGGCTTACTGTTGTTAACCAGTGACGGACCATTACAGCATCGTCTATCTAATCCCCTGTTTGGTCATAAACGCACCTACTGGGTGCAGGTAGAACGTATTCCTGATGCAGAGGCTATCAATAAATTATGCACAGGGGTGGAAATTCAAGATTATCGGACTCGTCCTGCCCAGGTTAAACTACTTTTAGAAGAACCACAAGTGAGCGATGCCTGCGGCTGGCTACGCGAACGCAACCCCCCGATTAGATTTAGAAAAAATATCCCCACAGCTTGGCTAGAAATGACCCTCACAGAAGGGAAAAACCGCCAGGTGCGACGCATGACTGCGGCGGTAGGGTTTCCGACTTTACGATTAATCAGGGTCAGTATTGCTCACTTACAACTAAATGGTTTACAACTAGGTGAATGGCGCGAACTAACTCCTGTGGACATCAAAATTTTGAAAAAATCCCTGTCGGCGAAATACACTTTAAGTTAG
- a CDS encoding alpha/beta hydrolase — MKNLITKRVVWIKLACRVLSIGLLPTLTAYPVLGAERLTLFYGILEQSIPINALEKYAKTGKIDDDLAVYARYANKKQLTQLRNVLLTRIPLNIVNISQFLYTPIGEKLLENLGEIIQTESHLSGFYAIRAALILAATDQNNFTLLNVLRKFPTNSILINLDQSLQIVYTLQNLVNQTQNAVALINEQSQIQSTPSNLTSKLLADIKKARKFTWQKQTIILNDQSRNRTFPADIYLPNISNPRPIIVISHGLGSDRNSFAYLAEHLAQSGFIVAVPEHPGSNAEQFQALLSGTAQTITNPREFIDRPLDVKYLLDELTWLSQNNPEFKGRLNLQQIGVVGQSFGGYTALALAGAEIDFEQLQKDCPDIKNTINISLLLQCLAINLPNKEYNLFDPRVKAIIAIDPVDSSIMGKASLSQIKIPVMIISGSADTIAPALPEQIIPFTWLTTANKYLVMINGGTHFSTIAESPNAAVPVPMQVIGSSPALARSYVKALSVPFFQTYVAEQPSYLPYLSADYVNTISRQPLPLSLVQSLTPEQLQEAVK; from the coding sequence ATGAAAAATCTCATAACTAAACGGGTTGTTTGGATCAAATTAGCTTGCAGGGTTTTGAGTATAGGTTTATTACCAACACTAACAGCTTATCCTGTGTTAGGTGCAGAACGATTAACCCTTTTTTACGGCATTTTAGAGCAATCTATACCAATTAATGCACTGGAAAAATATGCGAAAACAGGGAAAATTGATGATGATTTAGCTGTATATGCTCGATATGCTAACAAAAAACAACTAACTCAATTGCGTAACGTTTTATTAACTCGTATTCCCCTGAATATAGTCAACATTTCCCAATTTCTTTATACACCAATTGGTGAGAAATTATTAGAAAATTTGGGAGAAATTATTCAAACAGAATCTCATTTATCAGGTTTTTATGCAATTCGGGCAGCACTCATTTTGGCAGCCACAGATCAAAATAATTTTACGCTTTTAAATGTATTACGCAAATTTCCCACAAACTCAATTTTAATTAATTTAGACCAGAGTTTGCAAATTGTATATACATTACAGAATTTAGTAAATCAAACCCAGAATGCAGTTGCACTTATTAACGAACAATCGCAAATACAATCAACTCCATCTAATCTAACTTCTAAACTTTTAGCAGATATCAAAAAAGCCAGAAAATTTACTTGGCAAAAGCAAACAATCATTCTCAATGACCAATCTCGGAACCGTACTTTCCCTGCCGACATCTATTTACCCAATATCTCAAATCCACGTCCAATTATTGTCATTTCCCACGGACTTGGTTCTGACAGAAACAGTTTTGCTTACCTGGCTGAACATCTAGCTCAATCAGGCTTTATAGTAGCTGTTCCAGAGCATCCTGGTAGTAATGCAGAACAATTTCAAGCACTATTGTCAGGCACAGCACAAACAATAACTAACCCCAGAGAATTCATTGACAGACCATTAGATGTCAAGTATTTATTAGATGAATTAACTTGGCTGTCTCAAAATAACCCAGAATTTAAAGGGCGTTTAAATCTCCAACAAATAGGAGTTGTCGGACAATCTTTTGGTGGTTATACAGCTTTAGCATTAGCAGGTGCAGAAATTGATTTTGAGCAATTACAAAAAGATTGCCCAGATATAAAAAATACAATAAATATTTCTCTTTTACTTCAATGCTTGGCCATAAATTTACCAAATAAAGAATATAATTTATTTGATCCACGAGTTAAAGCGATAATTGCAATTGACCCTGTAGATAGCAGTATTATGGGGAAAGCTAGTCTCAGCCAAATTAAAATCCCGGTGATGATTATATCTGGCAGTGCCGATACAATTGCTCCGGCTTTACCAGAACAAATTATACCTTTTACTTGGTTAACAACAGCAAATAAGTATTTAGTGATGATTAATGGTGGCACACACTTTTCTACTATTGCAGAATCACCGAATGCAGCTGTACCTGTTCCTATGCAAGTAATTGGTTCAAGTCCTGCATTAGCACGCAGTTATGTTAAAGCTTTAAGTGTTCCCTTTTTTCAAACCTATGTTGCTGAACAGCCAAGTTATTTGCCTTACTTGAGTGCAGATTATGTTAATACTATTAGTCGGCAACCGCTACCATTGAGTTTAGTTCAATCTTTGACACCAGAGCAACTTCAAGAAGCAGTTAAATAA